A stretch of Haloprofundus halophilus DNA encodes these proteins:
- a CDS encoding ABC transporter permease yields MATEGESTTGLESYKRAWEPRIERARRGWDRFTEHRMGVVGLVILTIFSLWAVVPSWFAPHTPEWIAYIGYENARLTGEQVRTLPHPPAFGDPFFAPLGTDSYGRGIATMMVYSASTAMYIGLAAGLLSSLVGVPLGLISGFYGDTWIDETIQRFVDVMYGLPFLPLLIVLVAIRGQTTTNIIIGIAVTSWLNNCIVIRGETLSLRTRAYVESARVAGASDLRIVFRHIMPHVLPLSFVYLAQDAAAAILTQAALAYLGLADFATLSWGIMLESIQSEGYIFTAWWWLLPPGLAIMLIAAAFYFIGFSMEDVTNPQR; encoded by the coding sequence ATGGCTACCGAAGGAGAATCAACGACCGGACTCGAATCGTACAAGCGAGCGTGGGAACCGCGTATCGAACGCGCCCGCCGCGGGTGGGACCGCTTCACCGAACACCGGATGGGCGTCGTTGGCCTCGTCATCCTGACGATATTCTCGCTGTGGGCCGTCGTTCCGAGCTGGTTCGCGCCGCACACGCCCGAGTGGATCGCCTACATCGGTTACGAGAACGCCCGGCTGACCGGCGAGCAGGTGCGGACGCTGCCGCACCCGCCCGCGTTCGGTGACCCCTTCTTCGCGCCGCTGGGAACCGACTCCTACGGCCGCGGCATCGCGACGATGATGGTGTACTCGGCGTCGACGGCGATGTACATCGGCCTCGCCGCGGGCCTCCTGTCGAGTCTCGTCGGCGTGCCGCTCGGGCTCATCAGCGGCTTCTACGGCGACACCTGGATAGACGAGACCATCCAGCGCTTCGTCGACGTGATGTACGGCCTGCCGTTCCTGCCGCTGCTCATCGTCCTCGTGGCGATTCGCGGGCAGACGACGACCAACATCATCATCGGTATCGCCGTCACCTCGTGGCTCAACAACTGCATCGTCATCCGCGGCGAGACGCTCTCGCTTCGGACCCGGGCGTACGTCGAGTCGGCGAGAGTCGCCGGCGCGAGCGACCTCCGCATCGTCTTCCGACACATCATGCCGCACGTGCTGCCGCTGTCGTTCGTCTACCTCGCACAGGACGCCGCCGCCGCCATCCTGACGCAGGCGGCGCTGGCGTACCTCGGCCTGGCCGACTTCGCGACGCTGTCGTGGGGCATCATGCTGGAGAGCATCCAGTCGGAAGGCTACATCTTCACCGCGTGGTGGTGGCTGCTCCCGCCCGGACTGGCGATCATGCTCATCGCGGCGGCGTTCTACTTCATCGGGTTCTCGATGGAGGACGTGACCAACCCTCAGAGATAA